The following are from one region of the Aequoribacter fuscus genome:
- a CDS encoding PEGA domain-containing protein — protein MTQSKRNLTPTEFQPVTQNTQGTGGSIGLSPAKVGLILLALGLFAALAFVLAAKSLTVIVNQTHEANVDVKGGFSVNFGGRFLLLPGEYTISVAAAGFQAAEIAYTVTRDESQQLQVELKALPGRITLNLSPANATAQLNGETITETTLELEPATYELLVQADRYQAKNVSLEVEGKGITQEFVISLDPNWATITIHSEPANAEVYLNNIRLGATPLTADILAGQHELRLEKQHYQPTTQTLDVDAGADQSLPKIVLDEANGQFKIESDPIGATVMLDGRYKGLTPVSLTLEPGQEHTIALTKPGFQALEFTRKLAAGGSAKEMFNLKPMLGRVTFAISPADASITANGRKIGQGSTTLDLPQVEQTVVISKPGYEPFSTVITPRNGIAQTVTATLMTEAAARKARLQPIAKDPTGAEMVLIDPAGKGAFTIGSSRRDSGRRANETERSVQLTRAFYIAKQETTNAQFRLFESSHDSGVAAGNSLNRQTQPAVKVSWQQAAQFCNWLSRREGLPLFYKEQNGIIVGFNQEASGYRLPSEAEWEFVTRVTEAGERRFLWGETFPPANNTENFADASSAHVTGRIVANYQDGYVATAPVASFNPGPHGLFDLAGNVAEWVHDVYEIRTPSEQTETNPLGKQVGDNYVIKGASWSLSKLTELRLSYRDYGARGRDDVGFRVARYAE, from the coding sequence ATGACGCAATCTAAACGCAATTTAACACCTACCGAATTCCAACCTGTTACGCAAAATACTCAGGGGACAGGCGGATCGATTGGGCTCTCGCCAGCGAAGGTTGGGTTGATCCTACTGGCTCTCGGGTTGTTTGCAGCGTTAGCGTTTGTGCTAGCCGCCAAAAGTCTGACGGTTATCGTGAATCAGACCCATGAAGCCAACGTCGACGTTAAGGGCGGGTTCTCGGTAAACTTTGGCGGTCGGTTCTTGTTGTTGCCTGGCGAATACACCATTTCAGTCGCAGCTGCAGGATTTCAGGCCGCAGAAATTGCCTATACGGTGACACGAGACGAGAGCCAACAGCTCCAAGTCGAGCTAAAAGCACTCCCCGGTAGAATCACCCTCAACCTGAGCCCGGCCAACGCGACAGCACAACTCAATGGCGAGACAATCACCGAAACAACGCTGGAGCTCGAACCGGCCACCTATGAGTTACTCGTTCAAGCTGACCGCTATCAAGCTAAAAACGTAAGCCTTGAAGTCGAGGGCAAAGGCATAACGCAAGAGTTCGTCATCTCTTTAGATCCCAATTGGGCTACTATTACGATTCACTCTGAACCGGCGAACGCCGAGGTTTACCTCAACAATATCCGCCTTGGCGCCACGCCTCTGACGGCTGACATTCTTGCGGGCCAACATGAGCTGCGCTTAGAAAAACAACATTATCAACCCACAACACAAACACTAGACGTTGATGCTGGCGCCGACCAGAGTTTACCAAAGATCGTACTCGATGAAGCCAACGGTCAATTCAAAATCGAATCAGACCCAATTGGTGCTACCGTCATGCTCGATGGTCGCTACAAAGGCCTTACACCGGTCTCGTTAACACTTGAACCGGGGCAAGAGCACACAATCGCATTAACAAAACCGGGGTTTCAGGCGCTGGAATTCACACGCAAACTTGCGGCCGGTGGCTCTGCGAAAGAAATGTTTAACCTGAAACCAATGCTCGGCCGAGTTACCTTTGCTATTAGCCCTGCGGATGCCTCAATTACGGCTAACGGTCGCAAAATAGGACAGGGATCGACCACCCTTGATCTTCCACAAGTCGAGCAGACGGTCGTTATCAGCAAGCCGGGATACGAGCCTTTTTCCACGGTCATCACGCCTCGGAATGGGATCGCACAAACGGTTACGGCAACATTGATGACTGAAGCGGCGGCCCGCAAAGCGCGACTTCAACCTATCGCCAAAGACCCCACAGGCGCAGAGATGGTGTTGATTGACCCCGCCGGCAAGGGGGCCTTTACTATAGGTAGCTCACGACGAGACTCAGGCCGACGCGCCAACGAAACAGAGCGAAGCGTGCAGCTAACGCGCGCGTTTTACATAGCCAAACAGGAAACCACCAATGCGCAATTTAGATTGTTCGAATCATCCCATGATTCCGGAGTCGCGGCGGGCAACTCCCTAAACCGACAGACCCAACCGGCTGTTAAGGTCAGCTGGCAACAAGCGGCGCAATTTTGCAACTGGCTCAGCCGTCGAGAGGGTCTACCCCTGTTTTATAAAGAGCAAAACGGAATTATTGTCGGTTTTAATCAGGAAGCTTCAGGTTACCGGCTCCCCAGTGAAGCCGAGTGGGAATTTGTGACCCGCGTGACCGAAGCCGGAGAACGTCGATTCCTTTGGGGCGAGACCTTCCCTCCCGCCAATAACACGGAAAACTTTGCGGATGCCAGCAGCGCCCACGTCACCGGACGCATTGTCGCTAATTACCAAGACGGCTACGTGGCGACCGCTCCGGTAGCTAGCTTCAATCCCGGCCCTCACGGCTTGTTCGACTTGGCGGGCAACGTGGCAGAGTGGGTACATGACGTGTACGAAATTCGCACGCCATCTGAACAAACAGAAACCAACCCACTGGGTAAACAGGTGGGCGACAACTACGTGATAAAAGGTGCAAGCTGGTCACTTTCTAAGTTGACCGAGCTGCGGTTAAGCTACCGCGATTACGGCGCGCGAGGTCGCGACGACGTGGGGTTCAGGGTGGCGCGTTATGCTGAATAA
- a CDS encoding bacterial transcriptional activator domain-containing protein, with protein sequence MQKRIEPTEFQPAVARSDTKLQEGNKPWGLVLAVVLILVAIYGVFIWLPGQVTPTSPTSVQANQTSTSTQTPNRAGPELGSPASELSPFEQAQLEKARKEAQDVLEQILLQQEVLQEAKVELWGQTPYEQALSRAQEGDQYYRDRDFASAIAGYSAALEQLVELSDGIPARANLAELQTRDAIEAFDPQTAVQQLNLLEALAPNHGSIATLTQRIEALPQTAQYFDNAQQARSQSNWSAAKVAIDAAAKADPAHQTVSLAQAEILEKWQQAMFEETLGQAYAAIEDKDFDMAARLLSEASAYRGSNEALDQARATLRLAETTATLRRLEQAADAATQQEDWQGVIDLYQEALALDPSIQFAQQGLPNAQGRLQLDQKISSVLNAPERLQDPAITAGAQRLLDEARSIAPAGPALTLQIQTLENLIERANRIVNVTIESDGLTELVLLRHSNIGTTQQHQARLRPGKYTVRGTRVGFRDILVNFEVKPDDSNLRVFAACREPI encoded by the coding sequence ATGCAAAAACGCATTGAACCGACCGAGTTTCAGCCCGCTGTAGCGCGGAGTGACACTAAACTCCAAGAAGGCAACAAGCCTTGGGGCTTAGTCCTCGCGGTCGTCCTTATTTTGGTTGCCATTTACGGCGTTTTTATTTGGCTCCCCGGACAAGTTACACCGACCAGTCCCACCAGTGTTCAAGCAAATCAAACATCAACTTCAACGCAAACGCCAAACCGCGCAGGTCCCGAGCTGGGTAGCCCTGCCTCAGAACTTTCTCCATTCGAACAAGCGCAACTGGAAAAAGCGCGCAAAGAGGCTCAAGACGTCCTTGAGCAGATACTCTTACAGCAAGAAGTATTGCAGGAAGCAAAAGTCGAGTTGTGGGGACAGACGCCCTACGAACAAGCACTCAGTCGTGCTCAGGAAGGAGATCAATACTACCGCGATAGAGATTTTGCCAGCGCGATTGCAGGTTACTCAGCAGCCTTAGAACAGCTCGTTGAACTAAGCGATGGCATTCCGGCTCGCGCCAACCTGGCCGAACTGCAAACCCGAGACGCGATTGAAGCGTTTGACCCACAAACGGCTGTACAACAACTGAATCTGCTTGAGGCCCTAGCGCCCAACCACGGTAGCATTGCAACACTGACTCAGCGTATCGAGGCACTGCCGCAAACTGCCCAGTACTTCGACAACGCCCAGCAAGCGCGAAGCCAATCGAATTGGAGTGCAGCCAAGGTCGCGATTGATGCGGCAGCCAAGGCCGATCCCGCGCATCAGACCGTTAGCCTAGCGCAAGCAGAAATTCTCGAAAAATGGCAACAAGCGATGTTTGAAGAAACACTCGGGCAAGCTTACGCTGCCATCGAGGATAAAGACTTCGACATGGCCGCGCGTTTGCTTTCAGAGGCTAGCGCCTACAGGGGCTCAAACGAAGCCCTAGACCAAGCCAGAGCGACGCTCAGACTTGCTGAGACCACCGCAACTCTGCGTCGACTCGAACAAGCGGCCGACGCCGCAACTCAGCAGGAAGATTGGCAAGGCGTCATCGATCTGTATCAAGAGGCGCTCGCCTTGGACCCGAGCATTCAATTCGCGCAACAAGGCCTTCCCAATGCGCAAGGACGCCTGCAATTAGATCAAAAAATCAGCTCTGTTTTGAATGCCCCAGAGCGCCTGCAAGACCCTGCGATTACTGCGGGGGCGCAGCGCCTGCTGGATGAGGCTCGCAGTATCGCACCAGCGGGGCCGGCGTTAACACTGCAAATTCAAACGCTGGAAAATCTAATTGAACGGGCCAATCGTATTGTCAATGTCACGATAGAATCGGATGGCTTAACGGAGCTCGTGTTACTACGTCACAGCAACATTGGGACCACCCAGCAACATCAGGCGAGGCTTCGCCCGGGTAAGTATACCGTTCGCGGCACACGAGTAGGCTTCCGCGACATACTCGTCAATTTTGAAGTCAAACCCGATGACTCTAACCTTCGTGTCTTTGCTGCCTGTCGCGAGCCAATCTAA